From one Streptomyces sp. SCSIO 30461 genomic stretch:
- a CDS encoding 6-carboxytetrahydropterin synthase: protein MFSVTVREHLMIAHSFRGEVFGPAQRLHGATFLVDATFRRPELDEDNIVVDIGLATTELGKIVGEYNYRNLDDEPRFAGVNTSTEFLAKVIADRLADLVQAGALGEGARGLTGIGVTLHESHIAWASYERAL, encoded by the coding sequence TTGTTCAGCGTCACAGTCCGCGAACACCTCATGATCGCCCACAGCTTCCGCGGGGAGGTCTTCGGACCGGCACAGCGTCTGCACGGCGCGACCTTCCTGGTCGACGCCACCTTCCGCAGGCCTGAGCTGGACGAGGACAACATCGTCGTGGACATCGGCCTCGCCACCACCGAGCTGGGCAAGATCGTCGGCGAGTACAACTACCGCAATCTGGACGACGAGCCCCGGTTCGCCGGGGTCAACACCTCCACCGAGTTCCTCGCCAAGGTGATCGCCGACCGGCTGGCCGACCTCGTGCAGGCCGGAGCGCTCGGCGAGGGCGCTCGCGGGCTGACCGGGATCGGCGTCACGCTGCACGAGTCGCACATCGCCTGGGCGAGCTACGAGCGGGCCCTGTGA
- a CDS encoding CDP-alcohol phosphatidyltransferase family protein produces MALSGTFDTRLVRPETTAGVGAQALLLVLLGTVLGLGPAGWLAGLVFTFATWAVLTRALRRSWPGRMSFGPANGVTLARTVLVGGVTALVADSFVNGTPLSGVSLVSEPPLAVMVALTAVALVLDCVDGQVARRTGSESPLGARFDMEVDAFLILVLSIHVATFLGPWVLLIGAMRYAFVGAARFLPWLNGPLPPSMARKTVAALQGIVLLVAGAGIMPLAVAAVMVAAALAALVWSFARDIGGLWRSGSRVGDGGNGGSSGADGAVVVRETSHAGV; encoded by the coding sequence GTGGCCCTGAGCGGCACTTTCGACACGAGACTGGTGCGCCCCGAGACGACGGCGGGGGTGGGCGCCCAGGCTCTTCTGCTCGTCCTGCTCGGCACCGTGCTCGGCCTGGGGCCGGCCGGCTGGCTGGCGGGCCTCGTCTTCACTTTCGCCACCTGGGCGGTGCTCACGCGGGCACTGCGCCGGTCCTGGCCCGGGCGGATGTCCTTCGGGCCGGCCAACGGTGTGACCCTGGCGCGGACGGTACTGGTCGGGGGCGTGACCGCGCTCGTCGCGGACTCGTTCGTCAACGGGACTCCGCTGTCCGGCGTCTCTCTCGTCAGCGAGCCACCGCTGGCGGTCATGGTCGCGCTGACCGCGGTGGCGCTGGTCCTGGACTGCGTGGACGGCCAGGTGGCCCGGCGCACCGGTTCGGAGTCGCCCCTCGGTGCGCGCTTCGACATGGAGGTGGACGCGTTCCTCATCCTGGTGCTCAGCATCCATGTGGCGACGTTCCTGGGGCCGTGGGTGCTGCTGATCGGTGCGATGCGGTACGCCTTCGTCGGGGCGGCACGGTTTCTGCCGTGGCTGAACGGCCCGCTGCCCCCGAGCATGGCGCGCAAGACCGTCGCCGCGCTCCAGGGGATCGTGCTTCTGGTCGCGGGCGCCGGGATCATGCCGCTCGCTGTCGCCGCGGTCATGGTCGCGGCGGCGCTGGCGGCGCTGGTCTGGTCCTTCGCGCGGGACATCGGGGGGCTTTGGCGTTCGGGGAGCCGAGTGGGCGACGGCGGCAACGGCGGCAGCAGCGGTGCCGACGGCGCGGTCGTGGTGCGCGAGACCTCCCATGCCGGTGTGTGA
- a CDS encoding dehydrogenase yields MESAEPSAGTSAQAPAGHRAAPSAESAKHAALAFWLVSPGSGEIRESTLPAPADGEVLVRTLYSGVSRGTESLVFRGGVPESQYAEMRAPFQEGDFPGPVKYGYLNVGVVEEGPRDLVGRTVFSLYPHQTRFVVPASAVTPVPDGVPAERAILAGTVETAVNALWDAAPLVGDRIAVVGAGMIGCSVARLLARFPGVRVQLVDADPARAAVAEALGVDFALPADGIGGCDLVVHASATEAGLARSLELLAPEGTVLELSWYGDRRISLPLGEAFHSGRLVLRGSQVGRVSPARRSSRTYADRLALSLELLADPAFDALVTGECAFTELPSVLARITSGEMPGMCLRVRYE; encoded by the coding sequence ATGGAATCCGCAGAACCGTCGGCCGGCACATCGGCCCAGGCACCGGCCGGTCACCGGGCCGCCCCTTCGGCCGAGTCGGCGAAGCACGCCGCGCTCGCTTTCTGGCTCGTCTCCCCAGGTAGCGGCGAGATACGCGAATCCACACTGCCGGCCCCTGCCGACGGGGAAGTCCTGGTCCGGACGCTGTACTCCGGGGTCAGCCGGGGCACGGAAAGCCTGGTGTTCCGCGGTGGCGTCCCCGAAAGCCAGTACGCCGAGATGCGGGCGCCCTTCCAGGAAGGGGACTTCCCCGGGCCGGTCAAGTACGGCTATCTGAACGTCGGCGTGGTGGAAGAGGGCCCCCGGGACCTCGTCGGCCGCACGGTCTTCTCGCTCTACCCGCACCAGACCCGCTTTGTCGTCCCGGCGAGCGCCGTGACCCCGGTGCCGGACGGCGTGCCCGCCGAACGGGCGATCCTGGCCGGGACGGTGGAGACCGCCGTCAACGCCCTGTGGGACGCCGCGCCTCTCGTCGGCGACCGTATCGCCGTCGTCGGCGCGGGCATGATCGGCTGTTCCGTGGCCCGGCTGCTGGCACGCTTCCCCGGCGTACGGGTCCAGCTGGTCGACGCCGACCCGGCGCGTGCCGCCGTCGCCGAGGCACTCGGCGTCGACTTCGCGCTGCCCGCCGACGGCATCGGCGGCTGCGACCTCGTCGTACACGCCAGCGCCACTGAAGCCGGGCTGGCCCGCTCGCTCGAACTGCTCGCCCCGGAGGGCACGGTCCTGGAGCTGAGCTGGTACGGCGACCGGCGGATCAGCCTGCCGCTCGGAGAGGCCTTCCACTCGGGGCGTCTGGTGCTGCGCGGCAGCCAGGTGGGACGCGTGTCCCCGGCGCGGCGCTCCAGCCGTACGTACGCCGACCGGCTCGCGCTCTCGCTGGAACTGCTCGCCGATCCGGCCTTCGACGCGCTCGTCACCGGCGAGTGCGCCTTCACCGAGCTGCCGTCGGTGCTGGCCCGCATCACGTCCGGGGAAATGCCGGGGATGTGCCTCCGGGTGCGCTACGAGTGA
- a CDS encoding glycosyltransferase family 4 protein produces MPAGVHDPATPSGGNAYDRRVCAELPRLGLRVDERTVAGDWPRPDAAALAELARVLRESPDGSLVLMDGLVACAAPEVIVPEAESGRLRLAVLVHLPLADETGLDPADAAALDAAERRTLRAVPAVVATSGWAAERLVGHHGLDRRRVHVATPGADPAPPSRGSAGTATEAAPRLVCVASVTPRKGQYELVEALAAVADLPWGCDCVGGLGQDPAYVSRLRALIAELGLTDRVRLVGPRPPGPELDAYYDSADLLVLASHAETYGMVATEALARGIPVLATAVGGLPEAVGRAPDGDVPGVLVPPDDRTALTAALRHWLGDPGERHRARSAAHGRRAALTGWDATARGVAAALDRLGEDSREAA; encoded by the coding sequence ATGCCGGCCGGCGTCCACGATCCCGCCACTCCGAGCGGCGGAAACGCCTACGACCGCCGGGTGTGCGCCGAGCTGCCCCGGCTCGGCCTGCGGGTGGACGAGCGGACCGTGGCCGGCGACTGGCCGCGGCCGGACGCCGCCGCACTGGCGGAGCTGGCCCGGGTCCTTCGGGAGTCGCCGGATGGAAGCCTCGTGCTGATGGACGGTCTGGTCGCCTGCGCCGCGCCCGAGGTGATCGTCCCGGAAGCCGAATCCGGGCGGCTGCGCCTCGCGGTGCTGGTCCATCTGCCGCTGGCCGACGAGACGGGTCTCGACCCGGCCGATGCCGCCGCCCTCGACGCCGCCGAACGCAGGACACTGCGGGCGGTCCCCGCAGTGGTGGCCACCAGTGGCTGGGCGGCGGAACGACTGGTGGGACACCACGGTCTCGACCGCCGGCGAGTCCATGTCGCGACGCCCGGGGCCGATCCGGCTCCGCCGTCCCGAGGCAGCGCGGGCACGGCGACGGAAGCCGCTCCGCGCCTGGTGTGCGTGGCGTCGGTGACCCCGCGCAAGGGCCAGTACGAACTGGTGGAGGCGCTCGCGGCGGTCGCCGATCTGCCATGGGGCTGCGACTGTGTCGGCGGTCTTGGCCAGGATCCGGCGTATGTCTCCCGGCTCAGGGCGCTGATCGCGGAGCTCGGACTCACCGACCGGGTCCGGCTGGTGGGCCCGCGTCCTCCCGGACCCGAACTGGACGCGTACTACGACAGCGCCGACCTGCTGGTGCTCGCCTCGCACGCGGAGACCTACGGCATGGTCGCCACCGAGGCTCTGGCCCGCGGTATCCCGGTGCTGGCCACCGCGGTCGGCGGACTGCCGGAAGCCGTCGGACGGGCGCCCGACGGTGACGTACCGGGGGTTCTCGTACCGCCGGACGACCGGACCGCTCTGACAGCGGCGCTGCGCCACTGGCTCGGCGACCCCGGTGAACGCCACCGCGCCAGGTCCGCCGCACACGGCCGACGAGCCGCGCTGACCGGCTGGGACGCCACGGCTCGCGGAGTGGCCGCGGCGCTGGACCGGCTCGGCGAAGACTCCCGGGAGGCCGCATGA